From the Euzebya rosea genome, one window contains:
- a CDS encoding bifunctional DNA primase/polymerase has product MSGSTMLDAALDLARRGWNVFPSAAGSKLPLIKSWPDVATTDPAQVRAWWTRWPDANVSHCTGASGTMVLDLDGPEGFASWRNLQRVHGRAPVTRMVVSPRPEGGVHLYWRAPADLYVKSTAGRIGSTHTTGIDVRGTRGQAVLPPSVRDDGGAYRWHDPEARIADPPRWLVAMLTPKPPVFARPARIGTVGSRLDGLVRVVTGCGKGDLNNRLHWAACRAGEMVRDGAGSADEAARALLAAAIDKGHPRPGAEATIRSGMGKYGVTPASGEAL; this is encoded by the coding sequence ATGAGCGGCTCCACGATGCTCGACGCCGCCCTCGACCTCGCCCGCCGGGGCTGGAACGTGTTCCCCTCGGCCGCTGGATCGAAGCTGCCACTGATCAAGTCGTGGCCCGACGTGGCCACGACCGACCCCGCCCAGGTCCGCGCGTGGTGGACGCGCTGGCCTGACGCCAACGTCTCCCACTGCACGGGCGCCTCGGGCACGATGGTCCTCGACCTCGACGGGCCCGAGGGCTTCGCCTCCTGGCGCAACCTCCAGCGCGTGCACGGGCGGGCCCCGGTCACGCGCATGGTCGTGTCGCCCCGGCCCGAGGGTGGCGTCCACCTGTACTGGCGAGCCCCCGCCGATCTGTACGTGAAGTCCACGGCAGGACGGATCGGCTCGACCCACACGACCGGCATCGACGTGCGCGGAACCCGCGGGCAGGCCGTCCTGCCGCCGAGCGTCCGCGACGACGGCGGCGCCTACCGTTGGCACGACCCCGAGGCCCGGATTGCCGACCCGCCCCGCTGGCTCGTGGCCATGCTCACCCCCAAACCGCCGGTGTTCGCCAGACCGGCCCGGATCGGCACGGTTGGGTCGCGCCTCGACGGGCTCGTCCGCGTCGTGACCGGCTGCGGCAAGGGTGACCTGAACAATCGCCTCCACTGGGCGGCCTGCCGGGCCGGCGAGATGGTCCGGGACGGCGCGGGCTCGGCCGACGAAGCCGCCCGAGCCCTGCTGGCGGCAGCCATCGACAAGGGGCACCCGCGCCCCGGCGCCGAGGCCACCATCCGGTCCGGCATGGGCAAGTACGGCGTGACGCCCGCGTCAGGGGAGGCGCTGTGA
- a CDS encoding DUF3631 domain-containing protein has protein sequence MNLADLVPDDAGTTGAQLLDDVHAFLRRFVAYPSPPAAVAHALWILHCHLMEAWESTPRLALLSPEPGSGKTRALEITELLVPNPVEAVNVTPAYLFRKVGDEEAGRPTILFDEIDTVFGPKARDNEEIRGLLNAGHRRGAVAGRCVVRGKQVFTEEIPAYCAVALAGLGDLPDTIITRSVVVPMRRRAAGEVVEPYRRRLHAPEGDALRTRIEAWAAMVLPVVDGAIPDMPDGITDRPADVWEPLLSVADAAGGDWPERARGAAVALVAHSKAATPSLGVRLLSDLLEVFGDSEAMPTELVLARLNQLEEAPWGDLKGRALNARGLAQRLRKYGVRPVTIRFGDTTPKGYRREDLHDPWSRYLPSYPLNTRSEGSQSVRGPAPIESATSATPATWTGGVL, from the coding sequence GTGAACCTCGCCGACCTCGTGCCCGACGACGCTGGCACCACCGGCGCCCAGCTCCTCGACGACGTCCACGCCTTCCTGCGGCGGTTCGTCGCCTACCCGTCCCCGCCCGCCGCCGTCGCCCACGCCCTGTGGATCCTCCACTGCCACCTCATGGAGGCATGGGAGTCCACGCCCCGACTGGCGCTGCTGTCACCCGAACCGGGATCGGGCAAGACCCGAGCCCTTGAGATCACCGAGCTGCTGGTCCCCAACCCCGTCGAGGCCGTCAACGTCACCCCGGCCTACCTGTTCCGCAAGGTCGGCGACGAGGAGGCCGGCCGGCCCACCATCCTGTTCGACGAGATCGACACCGTGTTCGGGCCCAAGGCCCGCGACAACGAGGAGATCCGCGGACTGCTGAACGCCGGGCACCGGCGGGGCGCCGTCGCCGGCCGCTGCGTCGTGCGCGGCAAGCAGGTGTTCACCGAGGAGATCCCCGCCTACTGCGCCGTCGCGCTGGCGGGGCTGGGCGACCTGCCCGACACCATCATCACCCGCTCCGTCGTGGTCCCCATGCGTCGCCGTGCCGCCGGCGAGGTGGTCGAGCCCTACCGGCGCCGGCTGCACGCCCCCGAGGGCGACGCCCTCCGGACCCGCATCGAGGCCTGGGCGGCGATGGTGCTGCCCGTCGTGGACGGGGCAATACCCGATATGCCCGACGGCATCACCGACCGTCCCGCCGACGTCTGGGAACCCCTGCTGTCGGTCGCCGACGCGGCCGGCGGCGACTGGCCCGAACGGGCCCGCGGTGCGGCTGTTGCGCTTGTTGCGCATTCCAAGGCAGCCACTCCCAGCCTCGGCGTCCGGCTCCTCTCCGACCTGCTCGAGGTGTTCGGCGACAGCGAGGCGATGCCGACCGAGCTCGTGCTCGCCCGGCTCAACCAGCTGGAGGAGGCGCCCTGGGGCGACCTCAAGGGACGGGCGCTTAACGCCCGCGGGCTCGCCCAGCGGCTCCGCAAGTACGGCGTCCGGCCGGTCACCATCCGGTTCGGCGACACCACGCCGAAGGGCTACCGCCGCGAGGACCTGCACGACCCGTGGTCACGCTACCTCCCCTCATATCCCCTTAACACACGATCAGAGGGAAGCCAGTCGGTGCGGGGACCGGCCCCCATTGAATCCGCAACATCCGCAACACCCGCAACGTGGACCGGTGGCGTGCTGTGA
- a CDS encoding phage major capsid protein, giving the protein MPQITSETLQRANSQRDHGIALESLRGVQRGLLDSMTALVDGAKAENRDLLASEAREMDRLTLLHAEAEVLAGSRQEQRNRTVDAMNRSIAKHGVDVRPQGEVRDDRGGPAPGWLPGWNEYRTLEARAVAEGTGSAGGFFVPTEHANTFVDRLAAQSVFLNAGPRIFTMSTDRLEVPKIGSSVTAEFVAENTAITASDPTFAQVVLTPKKAAALTLASNESLADSRPELREVLAYDHLRSVALLLDLQMLQGDGTGNGLIGVRNFSGVTDTELGAGDGAIPTLDDVADAIERLETDDATATAIFMAPRTWATFRKLVDVDERYQLAPDPTMESRRQLFGVPVRTSSQIAVDETTGTSTDTSWIAVVDMSQIAVGRRDGVRLEYSRDYAFDADQTAIRTISRWDVAPINAGGVELITGVRNTA; this is encoded by the coding sequence ATGCCACAGATCACGTCTGAGACCCTCCAGCGGGCCAACAGCCAGCGCGACCACGGGATCGCCCTCGAGTCGCTCCGCGGCGTCCAGCGCGGCCTGCTCGACTCCATGACCGCCCTTGTCGACGGCGCCAAGGCCGAGAACCGCGACCTGCTCGCCTCGGAGGCCAGGGAGATGGACCGCCTGACCCTGCTGCACGCGGAGGCCGAGGTTCTCGCCGGCAGCCGGCAGGAGCAGCGCAACCGCACCGTCGACGCCATGAACCGCTCGATCGCCAAGCACGGCGTCGACGTCCGCCCCCAGGGCGAGGTCCGCGACGACCGGGGCGGCCCGGCGCCCGGCTGGCTGCCCGGCTGGAACGAGTACCGCACCCTGGAGGCCCGAGCCGTCGCCGAGGGCACCGGCTCGGCCGGCGGGTTCTTCGTCCCCACCGAGCACGCCAACACCTTCGTGGACCGTCTCGCCGCGCAATCGGTGTTCCTCAACGCCGGCCCGCGGATCTTCACCATGTCCACCGACCGGCTGGAGGTGCCCAAGATCGGCAGCTCCGTCACTGCGGAGTTCGTGGCCGAGAACACCGCGATCACCGCGTCGGACCCGACCTTCGCCCAGGTCGTGCTGACCCCGAAGAAGGCCGCCGCGCTGACCCTGGCGTCAAACGAGTCCCTCGCCGACTCCCGGCCCGAGCTGCGCGAGGTTCTGGCCTACGACCACCTCCGGTCCGTGGCGCTGCTGCTGGACCTGCAGATGCTGCAGGGCGACGGCACCGGGAACGGCCTGATCGGCGTCCGCAACTTCTCCGGCGTCACCGACACCGAGCTCGGCGCGGGCGACGGGGCGATACCCACCCTCGACGACGTCGCCGACGCCATCGAGCGGCTGGAGACCGACGACGCCACCGCGACCGCCATCTTCATGGCGCCGCGGACCTGGGCGACGTTCCGCAAGCTCGTCGACGTGGACGAGCGCTACCAGCTGGCCCCCGACCCGACGATGGAGTCCCGCCGCCAGCTGTTCGGCGTGCCGGTCCGCACCTCCTCCCAGATCGCCGTCGACGAGACCACCGGCACCTCCACCGACACCTCGTGGATCGCCGTCGTCGACATGTCCCAGATCGCCGTCGGCCGGCGCGACGGCGTCCGGCTGGAGTACAGCCGCGACTACGCCTTCGACGCCGACCAGACCGCAATCCGCACCATCTCCCGCTGGGACGTCGCCCCGATCAACGCCGGCGGCGTCGAGCTCATCACCGGCGTCCGCAACACGGCCTAG
- a CDS encoding DUF4112 domain-containing protein — translation MTERSYVTLLRQMAETSPQPDGPPSNERADTVLPDPGPAVVPAPRVEMTAAAGDVPAVSDDAPGASANPWATRAGLDPAGRERLARVQRLAKLLDSQFRVPGTSRTFGVDAVLGLVPGIGGSAGLVLSVGLVVQAIHAGARPATVARMMGIAGVDALIGTIPVLGTVFDFVFKANERNTRVLASQALQPDRTTKDSQRLVATTVLGAVALVLLVLVVAVVGVVLLLRAVF, via the coding sequence GTGACCGAGCGCAGCTACGTTACGCTGCTGCGCCAGATGGCCGAGACCTCACCGCAGCCCGACGGGCCACCGTCGAACGAGCGGGCCGACACCGTCCTCCCGGACCCCGGGCCTGCGGTCGTGCCTGCTCCCCGGGTCGAGATGACTGCGGCGGCGGGCGATGTGCCTGCGGTGTCCGACGACGCACCCGGGGCGTCGGCCAACCCGTGGGCCACTCGAGCGGGCCTGGATCCTGCCGGGCGGGAACGCCTCGCGCGGGTGCAGCGGCTCGCCAAGCTGCTCGACAGCCAGTTCCGGGTGCCCGGCACGTCGCGCACCTTCGGGGTGGACGCCGTGCTGGGCCTCGTGCCCGGGATCGGTGGCAGCGCCGGGCTTGTGCTCTCCGTGGGCCTCGTCGTCCAGGCGATCCATGCCGGTGCCCGCCCGGCCACCGTGGCCCGGATGATGGGCATCGCGGGAGTCGATGCGCTGATCGGCACCATCCCGGTCCTCGGCACGGTGTTCGACTTCGTGTTCAAGGCCAACGAGCGCAACACCCGGGTCCTGGCAAGCCAGGCCCTTCAGCCGGACCGGACGACCAAGGACAGCCAGCGGCTGGTCGCCACGACCGTCCTCGGTGCCGTCGCGCTCGTCCTGCTGGTCCTCGTCGTGGCCGTCGTCGGCGTGGTCCTGCTCCTCCGGGCCGTCTTCTAG
- the rpmB gene encoding 50S ribosomal protein L28, producing MSKVCQVTGKRPTSGNNVSFSNKKTKRRFEPNLQKKRYYLPSEKRWVTLTLSTKAMKTITKNGIETVVADMRRNGVKV from the coding sequence GTGAGCAAGGTCTGCCAGGTAACGGGCAAGCGCCCGACCTCCGGTAACAACGTGTCGTTCTCGAACAAGAAGACCAAGCGTCGCTTCGAGCCGAACCTTCAGAAGAAGCGCTACTACCTCCCTTCCGAGAAGCGGTGGGTCACGCTGACGCTGTCGACCAAGGCCATGAAGACGATCACCAAGAATGGGATCGAGACCGTGGTCGCTGACATGCGCCGCAACGGGGTGAAGGTCTGA
- the rpmG gene encoding 50S ribosomal protein L33, which translates to MARNDNRIKVKLRSSAGTGFTYMTTKNKSTQRERITMKKYDPVIRKHVDFKEEK; encoded by the coding sequence ATGGCACGCAACGACAACCGCATCAAGGTCAAGCTGCGCTCCTCCGCGGGCACCGGCTTCACCTACATGACCACCAAGAACAAGAGCACCCAGCGCGAGCGCATCACCATGAAGAAGTACGACCCGGTGATCCGCAAGCACGTGGACTTCAAGGAAGAGAAGTAG
- a CDS encoding type B 50S ribosomal protein L31: protein MKADIHPEYRPVVFQDTGANGWTFITRSTIETSDTIELDGTTYPLKKVDISAASHPYYTGKMKMVDTAGRVDRYNRRYAKG, encoded by the coding sequence ATGAAGGCTGACATCCACCCCGAGTACCGGCCGGTCGTCTTCCAGGACACCGGCGCCAACGGCTGGACCTTCATCACCCGGTCCACCATCGAGACCAGCGACACCATCGAGCTGGACGGCACGACCTACCCCCTGAAGAAGGTCGACATCTCCGCCGCCAGCCACCCGTACTACACGGGCAAGATGAAGATGGTCGACACCGCGGGCCGTGTGGACCGCTACAACCGCCGCTACGCCAAGGGCTAG
- the lnt gene encoding apolipoprotein N-acyltransferase — translation MRPVPPVLLRLLMALTGGTMLFAAHPPMDAGWLGYVALVPLVALSRDLAATVRPFRAGFGWGTLAGLVAFGPLLYWLLPFGVAAFGLLVVIQAMWLGLFVGLGAVYGERLWRPAVVVALWVGIEAARGVWPLGGFGWGGLGYTQHAGGPLLGVARTLGVHGVSLCLATIAVAAEAGIRTGSRTWPAAREAEIPAEHLFGAIRTPLLVVLGTLSLAVLLTGETPTSTGRAIEVGIAQGGDTRATAAAGVNRLDSDRIQRVAELALLATRPFAADPPDLVIWPENSLDIDIRTPRGAPIADLLEEGLAAVAPTPILAGEYIGGPRSNTLFNRMTVFTEDGEGESYVKRKPVPFGEYVPARELLDWFPPLEQIPNDTLPGDEAQVLEVAGAHIGGVICFENIFPMLVRDQVLAGADLIVVSTNNSSFGDTPMSAQHLAFSTLRAVETGRWVVHAGISGISAFISPEGEVLERTELFEPASPRMEVPLLDGTTMAMRLGSLVPGLAQLVAVAALASVLGERVRGRRDADD, via the coding sequence GTGAGACCCGTCCCGCCCGTCCTCCTGCGCCTGCTGATGGCGCTGACGGGCGGCACGATGCTGTTCGCCGCCCATCCCCCCATGGACGCGGGATGGCTCGGCTACGTCGCCCTGGTGCCGTTGGTGGCGCTGTCCCGGGATCTGGCTGCGACGGTCAGGCCGTTCCGTGCGGGCTTCGGCTGGGGAACCCTGGCGGGGCTCGTGGCGTTCGGGCCGCTGCTGTACTGGTTGTTGCCCTTCGGGGTCGCCGCCTTCGGCCTGCTCGTGGTGATCCAGGCCATGTGGCTTGGACTGTTCGTCGGGCTGGGCGCCGTGTACGGCGAACGGCTGTGGCGGCCCGCGGTCGTCGTGGCCCTGTGGGTGGGGATCGAGGCGGCCCGGGGCGTCTGGCCGCTCGGCGGCTTCGGCTGGGGTGGCCTCGGCTACACCCAGCACGCCGGGGGACCGCTGCTCGGGGTCGCTCGCACGCTCGGCGTGCACGGGGTGTCCCTCTGCCTGGCCACCATCGCCGTCGCGGCAGAGGCGGGCATCAGGACCGGCAGCCGGACGTGGCCGGCCGCACGCGAGGCCGAGATCCCGGCCGAACACCTCTTCGGCGCCATCCGCACCCCCCTCCTCGTGGTGCTCGGGACCCTCTCCCTGGCCGTCCTCCTGACCGGTGAGACCCCCACGTCGACCGGTCGTGCCATCGAGGTCGGCATCGCCCAGGGCGGCGACACACGCGCCACGGCGGCGGCAGGGGTGAACCGGCTGGACAGCGATCGCATCCAGCGCGTGGCCGAGCTCGCCCTGCTGGCGACCCGACCGTTCGCCGCGGACCCACCCGATCTGGTGATCTGGCCCGAGAACTCCCTCGACATCGACATCCGTACCCCTCGGGGCGCGCCGATCGCCGACCTGCTGGAGGAGGGGCTGGCGGCGGTTGCACCCACACCGATCCTGGCGGGTGAGTACATCGGCGGTCCACGATCGAACACCCTCTTCAACCGCATGACGGTGTTCACCGAGGATGGCGAGGGCGAGAGCTACGTCAAGCGCAAGCCCGTGCCCTTCGGGGAGTACGTCCCGGCGCGGGAGCTGCTGGACTGGTTCCCACCGCTGGAGCAGATCCCCAACGACACCCTGCCGGGGGACGAGGCGCAGGTCCTCGAGGTCGCGGGTGCGCACATCGGCGGGGTCATCTGCTTCGAGAACATCTTCCCGATGCTGGTCCGGGATCAGGTGCTGGCCGGCGCCGACCTGATCGTGGTCAGCACCAACAACTCCTCCTTCGGCGACACCCCCATGTCGGCCCAGCACCTGGCGTTCAGCACCCTCAGGGCCGTCGAGACGGGCCGATGGGTGGTGCACGCCGGCATATCGGGCATCAGCGCCTTCATCTCCCCGGAAGGGGAGGTGCTGGAGCGGACCGAGCTGTTCGAACCGGCGTCACCGCGCATGGAGGTCCCGCTCCTCGACGGCACGACCATGGCCATGCGCCTGGGCAGCCTGGTGCCCGGGCTGGCACAGCTGGTGGCGGTCGCCGCCCTTGCATCGGTGCTCGGCGAGCGCGTTCGTGGTCGCCGGGACGCCGACGACTGA
- a CDS encoding amidohydrolase — translation MVGDEPLLLVGADVVTLDDARPHASALLVKRRRIAWLGAVEDTPTVPGVRRIDLTGATVMPAFVNAHSHLTNVGLALNAMDLSIAESLSDCLGAVQAIATVTPHRVIWAGGWDETRWPEHRAPSADDLARAGDDRPVMLVRADGHCVVVDRTSLSALPIARSRGVERGPDGRPTGLLRQEAAQVAQRWFSAEMPDGVLSEARSSAAEHLVTLGVASVHEMGGPHRMGPADFDAWLQGKWPIEVVPYWGDLDLEFVVERGLRRVGGSLLLDGTIGSHSAALVEPYVDRAGSGQLYRDSAELTEFALEATRRGIQVALHAIGDRAVAQAIEVLEKVAAEVGVAQLRRLAHRIEYAALIQPEQMVRLARLGVVVVIQPATDLSLGVDGGAYELRLGAERARTSNPLSSLAAHGIPLAFGSDSVVNLDPWRSVDAAAEPRVGLPALERHLGIRAATLGGRTAAHQANVGVLRPGQRADLAAFEHPADPEQRRCVMTMVAGRPVFEDGRVHA, via the coding sequence ATGGTTGGCGACGAACCGTTGCTGCTGGTCGGTGCTGACGTCGTCACACTCGACGACGCGAGACCCCACGCCAGCGCCCTGCTCGTCAAGCGACGTCGGATCGCTTGGCTCGGCGCGGTGGAGGACACACCGACGGTCCCCGGCGTGCGGCGGATCGACCTGACCGGTGCAACGGTGATGCCGGCCTTCGTCAACGCCCACAGCCACCTCACCAACGTCGGCCTGGCCCTGAACGCCATGGACCTCTCGATCGCCGAGTCCCTGTCGGACTGCCTCGGCGCGGTCCAGGCCATCGCAACCGTGACACCCCACCGGGTGATCTGGGCCGGTGGCTGGGACGAGACCCGGTGGCCCGAGCACCGGGCCCCGTCCGCCGACGACCTCGCGCGGGCCGGTGACGACCGGCCCGTCATGCTCGTGCGAGCGGATGGCCACTGCGTCGTGGTGGACCGCACCTCGTTGTCGGCCCTGCCCATCGCGCGGTCCCGCGGCGTCGAACGCGGCCCCGACGGCCGCCCCACCGGCCTGCTGCGCCAGGAAGCCGCCCAGGTCGCCCAGCGCTGGTTCAGCGCCGAGATGCCCGATGGCGTCCTGTCCGAGGCACGCTCCTCCGCCGCGGAGCACCTCGTCACCCTCGGCGTGGCCAGCGTCCACGAGATGGGCGGCCCCCATCGCATGGGCCCCGCCGACTTCGACGCCTGGCTGCAGGGCAAGTGGCCCATCGAGGTCGTCCCCTACTGGGGCGACCTCGACCTGGAGTTCGTCGTCGAGCGGGGCCTGCGCCGGGTCGGCGGCTCCCTCCTGCTGGACGGGACGATCGGCAGCCACAGCGCCGCCCTGGTCGAGCCCTACGTCGACCGTGCGGGATCCGGACAGCTCTACCGCGACTCCGCCGAGCTCACCGAGTTCGCCCTGGAGGCGACGCGTCGGGGCATCCAGGTCGCGCTGCATGCCATCGGGGACCGTGCCGTCGCCCAGGCCATCGAGGTGCTGGAGAAGGTCGCGGCGGAGGTCGGTGTCGCCCAGCTGCGACGCCTGGCCCACCGGATCGAGTACGCCGCGCTCATCCAGCCCGAGCAGATGGTCCGCCTGGCGCGCCTCGGCGTCGTCGTCGTCATCCAGCCGGCGACCGACCTGAGCCTCGGCGTCGACGGCGGCGCCTACGAGCTGCGGCTCGGTGCCGAGCGTGCCCGGACCTCCAACCCGCTCAGCTCCCTGGCCGCCCACGGCATCCCGCTGGCCTTCGGATCCGACAGCGTGGTGAACCTCGATCCCTGGCGCTCCGTGGACGCGGCGGCCGAACCGCGTGTCGGGCTGCCGGCCCTCGAACGCCACCTCGGCATCCGTGCGGCAACCCTCGGCGGGCGGACCGCCGCACATCAGGCCAACGTCGGGGTGCTCCGGCCGGGCCAGCGGGCCGATCTCGCCGCCTTCGAGCACCCCGCCGACCCGGAGCAACGTCGCTGCGTGATGACGATGGTCGCCGGCCGCCCGGTGTTCGAGGACGGACGCGTGCATGCCTGA
- a CDS encoding ribonuclease H family protein encodes MPKCSTCGTTFEVDTELTGRFPGWTPKECSACWKKGRKGSGSKRTGGKGRGGGGGGRRGTLTEENLTTAEVLEKYTDGPTDGVFTDGSSSPNPGPGGWGAVYVVDGEVVDRAYGHDPATTNNRMELAAIDAGIKLVPTGTPAVLYTDSRLAVDTLTKWAKGWEAKGWTRKGGEIKNLDLIKPLYRLVAERPEVEIRWIAAHSGNRWNEYADSLSTAWMRDEV; translated from the coding sequence ATGCCCAAGTGTTCGACGTGTGGAACGACCTTCGAGGTCGACACCGAGCTGACCGGCCGGTTCCCCGGCTGGACCCCCAAGGAGTGCTCGGCGTGCTGGAAGAAGGGCCGCAAGGGGTCGGGCAGCAAGCGAACCGGCGGCAAGGGGCGCGGCGGAGGAGGAGGCGGCCGACGGGGCACCCTCACCGAGGAGAACCTGACCACCGCAGAGGTGCTCGAGAAGTACACCGACGGCCCAACCGACGGGGTCTTCACCGACGGCAGCTCCAGTCCCAACCCCGGTCCGGGCGGATGGGGGGCGGTCTACGTCGTCGACGGCGAGGTCGTGGACCGGGCCTACGGGCACGACCCGGCCACCACCAACAACCGCATGGAGCTCGCCGCCATCGACGCCGGCATCAAGCTGGTCCCCACCGGCACGCCGGCGGTCCTCTACACCGACTCGCGACTCGCCGTGGACACCCTCACCAAGTGGGCCAAGGGGTGGGAGGCCAAGGGCTGGACGCGCAAGGGCGGCGAGATCAAGAACCTCGACCTCATCAAGCCGCTGTACCGGCTGGTCGCCGAACGACCCGAGGTGGAGATCCGCTGGATCGCCGCACACTCCGGCAACCGGTGGAACGAGTACGCCGACTCGCTCTCCACCGCCTGGATGCGGGACGAAGTGTGA
- a CDS encoding M24 family metallopeptidase, protein MSATTTHTASTTSTSRVDRAVTAMEDAGVRALLIGPGADLRHLIGYDTHPLERMTLLVVAADGNHLLVVPELERARAEAAGVGVPVHGYGETEDPFALVAGHLDGGRADEAIGVGDQLWARFVLGLQDAMPGATWTPASAVTRQVRMAKTPDEVAGLRAAGRAIDAVHARVPELLRPGRTEDEVGRDIAEAMLAAGHDAIDFVIVASGPNGASPHHETSDRVIRAGDAVVVDIGGPVDGWFSDCTRCYVVGEEPEGYAEAYAVLRAAQQAAVDHVRPGVTAESVDRAARQIITDAGYGEAFIHRTGHGIGLEVHEEPYIVEGNDLVLAEGMTFSIEPGIYLEGRFGMRLEDIVAVTADGVERLNVADHDRILVPVTP, encoded by the coding sequence GTGTCAGCCACCACCACCCACACCGCCTCGACCACCAGCACGTCCCGCGTGGACCGTGCCGTCACCGCCATGGAGGACGCGGGCGTCCGCGCTCTGCTGATCGGCCCCGGCGCCGACCTGCGCCACCTGATCGGCTACGACACCCACCCGCTGGAGCGGATGACCCTCCTGGTCGTCGCCGCGGACGGCAACCACCTGCTGGTCGTCCCCGAGCTCGAGCGCGCACGTGCGGAAGCGGCCGGCGTCGGCGTGCCCGTGCACGGCTACGGGGAGACCGAGGACCCGTTCGCGCTGGTGGCCGGCCACCTCGACGGCGGCCGGGCGGACGAGGCGATCGGCGTCGGCGACCAGCTGTGGGCCCGCTTCGTCCTGGGACTGCAGGACGCCATGCCGGGCGCCACGTGGACACCGGCGTCGGCGGTGACCCGCCAGGTCCGCATGGCCAAGACCCCCGACGAGGTCGCCGGGCTCCGCGCCGCCGGACGGGCCATCGACGCCGTCCACGCCCGCGTGCCCGAGCTGCTGCGCCCCGGCCGGACCGAGGACGAGGTCGGCCGCGACATCGCCGAGGCCATGCTCGCCGCCGGCCACGATGCGATCGACTTCGTGATCGTCGCCAGCGGACCCAACGGCGCATCCCCGCACCACGAGACCTCCGATCGTGTCATCCGGGCCGGCGACGCGGTCGTGGTGGACATCGGGGGTCCCGTCGACGGGTGGTTCAGCGACTGCACTCGCTGCTACGTCGTGGGGGAGGAGCCCGAGGGGTACGCCGAGGCGTACGCAGTCCTGAGGGCTGCGCAGCAGGCCGCCGTCGACCACGTCCGGCCGGGTGTCACCGCCGAGTCCGTGGACCGTGCCGCCCGACAAATCATCACCGACGCCGGCTACGGCGAGGCGTTCATCCACCGCACGGGGCACGGCATCGGCCTGGAGGTCCACGAGGAGCCCTACATCGTGGAAGGCAACGACCTGGTCCTGGCAGAGGGCATGACCTTCTCCATCGAACCCGGCATCTACCTGGAGGGGCGCTTCGGGATGCGGCTGGAGGACATCGTCGCGGTCACCGCCGACGGGGTGGAGCGCCTGAACGTCGCCGACCACGACCGGATCCTGGTCCCCGTCACCCCGTGA
- the rpsN gene encoding 30S ribosomal protein S14, producing MAKKSKIARNIQRQKMVAQQAERRAELKAIISNPDTPFEEKLVARDTLNAMKVNGSPVRLRNRDRLNGRPRGHIGFAGLSRVTFRELAHKGELPGITKSSW from the coding sequence GTGGCCAAGAAGAGCAAGATCGCAAGGAACATCCAGCGCCAGAAGATGGTCGCTCAGCAGGCCGAGCGCCGCGCCGAGCTCAAGGCCATCATCAGCAACCCGGACACGCCGTTCGAGGAGAAGCTGGTCGCCCGTGACACCCTCAACGCCATGAAGGTGAACGGCAGCCCGGTGCGCCTGCGCAACCGTGACCGCCTGAACGGTCGCCCGCGCGGCCACATCGGTTTCGCCGGCCTCTCCCGCGTGACCTTCCGCGAGCTGGCCCACAAGGGCGAGCTCCCGGGCATCACCAAGTCCTCCTGGTAG